The following are encoded in a window of Struthio camelus isolate bStrCam1 chromosome Z, bStrCam1.hap1, whole genome shotgun sequence genomic DNA:
- the LOC138064620 gene encoding growth arrest-specific protein 1-like, whose product MVARSPARHGGGGGRRWPLPAAWLWLAAALGAVWPPRGSLVQGRRLICWQAVLQCQGEPECSYAYNQYAEACAPVLLQQQPPGGGGEGPAAAAASAASSRRRCPSHCIAALIQLNHTRRGPALEDCDCAQDDNCRATKRAIEPCLPRTSSPAAGGAGGAGGAGVMGCTEARRRCDWDSRCSVALNRYMTYCGKLFNGLRCTPECRAVIEDMLAVPKAVLLNDCVCDGLERPICESVKENMARLCFGADTGSNGAGSSGGSDGGLEEYYDEDYEEEPSQKGRDELEDNTGSEPGFPLQTDSAGPAAGAPARAAWALLASILLLLLPPPL is encoded by the coding sequence atGGTGGCCCGCTCGCCCGCTCGGcacggaggcggcggcggccgccggtggccgctgccggccgcctggctgtggctggcggcggcgctgggcgccgtgtggccgccgcggggctcgctGGTGCAGGGCCGGCGGCTGATCTGCTGGCAGGCGGTGCTGCAGTGTCAGGGGGAGCCCGAGTGCAGCTACGCTTACAACCAGTACGCCGAGGCGTGCGCCCCggtgctcctgcagcagcagcccccgggaggcggcggggaagggccggcggccGCTGCAGCCTCGGCCGCCTCCTCCAGGCGGCGGTGCCCCAGCCACTGCATCGCGGCCCTCATCCAGCTCAACCAcacgcggcgcggcccggccttGGAGGACTGCGACTGCGCGCAGGACGACAACTGCCGCGCCACCAAGCGCGCCATCGAGCCCTGCCTGCCCCGCAccagcagcccggcggccggcggcgccggcggggccggcggcgccggcgtCATGGGCTGCACGGAGGCGCGGCGGCGCTGCGACTGGGACAGCCGCTGCAGCGTGGCCCTCAACCGCTACATGACCTACTGCGGGAAGCTCTTCAACGGGCTGCGCTGCACGCCCGAGTGCCGCGCCGTCATCGAGGACATGCTGGCCGTGCCCAAGGCCGTGCTGCTCAACGACTGCGTGTGCGACGGGCTGGAGCGGCCCATCTGCGAGTCGGTCAAGGAGAACATGGCCCGCCTCTGCTTCGGCGCCGACACGGGCAGCAACGgcgccggcagcagcggcggctcgGACGGCGGCCTGGAGGAGTACTACGACGAGGACTACGAGGAGGAGCCGAGCCAGAAGGGGAGGGACGAGCTGGAGGACAATACGGGCTCCGAGCCCGGCTTCCCCCTGCAGACGGACAGCGCCGGCCCAGCCGCcggcgcgcccgcccgcgccgcctggGCGCTGCTGGCCTccatcttgctgctgctgctgccgccgccgctctaG